A single window of Myxococcales bacterium DNA harbors:
- a CDS encoding glycosyltransferase family 2 protein: MIVAILPALDEEAAIARVVRGVTPHVDRVIVVDNGSVDQTARLAAEAGADVVSESRRGYGRACLAGVARAREPGADVLVFLDADGSDAPEDLPRVRGLRSRSSGPSRATSPRNAAAHGTVSSVVHPPPKSSKRAVPVLFHTVSPIRPPALANGQPDTDCEPRSVPFTRTVTRAFSSASAAMVSPSTSCRGHSLCSFQFPPAQVQS, encoded by the coding sequence GTGATCGTCGCCATCTTGCCCGCGCTGGATGAAGAGGCGGCCATTGCGCGGGTCGTCCGCGGGGTCACGCCGCACGTCGATCGCGTGATCGTCGTGGACAACGGCAGCGTCGATCAGACCGCCCGGCTTGCCGCCGAGGCAGGCGCCGACGTCGTGAGTGAATCGCGGCGCGGTTATGGTCGTGCGTGCCTTGCTGGAGTGGCCCGAGCCCGCGAGCCGGGGGCAGATGTGCTGGTCTTCCTGGACGCCGACGGCAGCGACGCTCCCGAGGACCTGCCGCGTGTGCGCGGGCTTCGTTCAAGATCGTCGGGACCATCGCGCGCTACGTCGCCGCGCAACGCCGCAGCGCACGGGACCGTTAGCAGCGTCGTTCATCCGCCGCCGAAGTCGTCGAAGCGCGCGGTTCCGGTGCTCTTCCACACCGTGAGCCCAATTCGGCCGCCAGCGCTCGCGAACGGCCAGCCCGACACCGACTGTGAACCGAGGAGTGTGCCGTTCACGCGCACGGTGACCAGAGCGTTTTCGTCGGCGTCCGCCGCGATGGTATCGCCGTCGACCAGCTGCCGCGGCCACTCTTTGTGCAGCTTCCAGTTCCCGCCCGCGCAGGTCCAGAGCTGA
- a CDS encoding SRPBCC domain-containing protein, with protein MTRPATTKTESTFRLEYAVSVSIGAKPEAIFQRLTDAAAFPAWNSTVTSIEGEIKQGEKLSIRVPIAPGRAFSPKVAELVPNQRMVWSDGMAPMFKGERTFTLTPRSDGTTEFSMVEVFRGLMLPMIKKSLPDFGPVFEQYAADLKRASETGPSAA; from the coding sequence ATGACCCGCCCCGCCACCACCAAGACCGAGTCCACCTTCCGCCTCGAATATGCGGTTTCCGTCAGCATCGGGGCGAAACCCGAGGCCATCTTTCAGCGCCTGACCGATGCCGCGGCGTTTCCGGCGTGGAACTCGACGGTGACCAGCATCGAGGGGGAGATCAAACAGGGGGAGAAACTCTCCATCCGGGTGCCAATTGCTCCAGGCCGCGCGTTTTCGCCGAAGGTCGCCGAGCTGGTCCCCAACCAACGCATGGTCTGGAGTGACGGGATGGCGCCCATGTTCAAGGGGGAGCGGACCTTCACGCTCACTCCCAGGAGTGATGGCACGACCGAGTTCTCGATGGTCGAGGTGTTCCGGGGGCTGATGCTGCCGATGATCAAAAAATCACTGCCGGACTTCGGTCCGGTGTTCGAGCAGTACGCCGCAGATCTCAAGCGGGCGAGTGAGACAGGACCGTCCGCGGCATGA
- a CDS encoding sigma-70 family RNA polymerase sigma factor has protein sequence MSGAPPPELASAREQFNALVDGMRPDLHRYAARLVGSAIDGEDVVQDTLAKAFYALSQSPELPELRPWLFRIAHNTAIDFLRRYERKHVDLVEEIEPVAKDDFPTDPEVLRAALSAFMALPVTQRSAVILKDVLDESLEDIAEHVGGTVGAVKSLLVRGRAKLRERAADSPEAKPTPTSAEHRALVREYVALFNQRDWPGVQALLLEECRLDLVAKSQRQGKSVSGYFARYANETNLSLRSGRCEGREALGAFRGDSLGPEYVILLESRAGRVSLIRDFRYVPYLSRELTFVADPDVDDFEAQT, from the coding sequence ATGAGCGGCGCGCCCCCGCCGGAGCTGGCCAGCGCGCGCGAGCAGTTCAACGCGTTGGTTGATGGCATGAGGCCCGATCTGCACCGCTACGCCGCGCGGCTCGTCGGCTCGGCGATCGACGGTGAGGACGTGGTCCAGGACACACTCGCCAAGGCCTTTTACGCCCTCAGCCAGTCACCGGAGCTGCCGGAGCTGCGGCCCTGGTTGTTCCGCATCGCCCACAATACCGCCATCGACTTCCTGCGCCGCTACGAGCGCAAACACGTCGACCTGGTGGAGGAGATCGAACCCGTGGCAAAGGACGACTTCCCGACCGACCCCGAGGTGCTGCGCGCCGCGCTGTCGGCGTTCATGGCGCTGCCCGTGACCCAGCGCAGCGCGGTCATCCTGAAGGATGTGCTCGACGAGTCCCTCGAGGACATCGCGGAGCACGTTGGCGGCACGGTGGGAGCGGTGAAGTCGCTACTGGTCCGGGGGCGGGCAAAGCTGCGTGAGCGAGCCGCGGACTCGCCTGAAGCGAAACCCACGCCGACGTCAGCCGAGCATCGTGCGTTGGTGCGAGAGTACGTGGCGCTGTTCAATCAGCGGGATTGGCCCGGGGTTCAAGCGCTGCTGCTCGAGGAGTGCCGCCTCGATCTGGTCGCCAAGTCGCAGCGCCAGGGCAAGTCGGTGAGCGGTTACTTCGCGCGATACGCCAACGAGACGAACCTGTCTCTTCGCAGCGGCCGCTGTGAGGGACGCGAGGCTCTCGGGGCGTTCCGCGGGGACTCGCTCGGCCCGGAGTACGTGATCCTGCTCGAGAGCCGGGCCGGACGCGTGTCGCTGATCCGTGACTTTCGCTACGTGCCCTACCTGAGCCGCGAGCTGACTTTCGTCGCGGACCCAGACGTCGACGACTTCGAAGCGCAAACCTGA
- a CDS encoding YihY/virulence factor BrkB family protein: MLKQAFEAARALTREAFRTFSARGARLLSGSIAFYALVSVVPMLVIALELASVFVDSGQARTRVAAELARWVGVGGAETIVALVRAAEHREHSGLGNVFGTLVLVYAATRLFSQLTTALDLLWETPPPPEAQRFRERAWRQFERRALAFVMVLLVGFLLTVTVLFHGALATARHSEGFSVPVSRLIEAPISLALTALLFAAVFRLLPRATVKLGDALVGGAVTAVLFTAGSLLITAYVTRRDTSVYGAAANIVVLMLWMHYSAQAFFLGAAFTRAHAERRELLAKAEK; this comes from the coding sequence GTGCTCAAGCAGGCGTTCGAGGCCGCGCGGGCCCTCACCCGAGAGGCCTTTCGCACATTTTCCGCGCGCGGGGCTCGCCTCCTGAGCGGGTCCATCGCGTTCTACGCCCTCGTGTCCGTCGTCCCGATGCTGGTGATCGCGCTCGAGCTGGCGAGTGTGTTCGTCGACTCGGGTCAGGCGCGCACCCGCGTTGCCGCAGAGCTCGCTCGCTGGGTCGGGGTCGGCGGTGCGGAGACGATCGTCGCGTTGGTACGGGCCGCCGAGCACCGCGAGCACTCGGGTCTGGGCAACGTGTTCGGGACGCTCGTGCTCGTATATGCCGCGACCCGCCTCTTCTCTCAGCTCACGACCGCCCTGGACCTGTTGTGGGAGACTCCGCCGCCGCCCGAGGCACAACGCTTTCGGGAGCGAGCATGGCGGCAGTTCGAGCGCAGAGCTTTGGCGTTCGTGATGGTGTTGCTGGTCGGGTTCCTGCTCACGGTCACCGTGCTCTTCCACGGTGCGCTGGCGACTGCCCGGCACAGCGAGGGTTTCAGTGTGCCGGTGTCGCGGCTGATCGAAGCACCGATATCACTCGCCCTGACCGCGCTGTTGTTTGCTGCGGTGTTCCGGCTCTTGCCTCGAGCAACGGTCAAGCTCGGCGACGCGCTGGTCGGAGGAGCGGTCACCGCCGTGCTCTTCACCGCCGGTTCGCTCTTGATCACGGCGTACGTCACGCGCCGTGACACCTCCGTCTACGGTGCAGCCGCCAACATCGTCGTGCTCATGCTCTGGATGCACTACAGCGCGCAGGCCTTCTTTCTCGGGGCCGCCTTCACCCGGGCACACGCAGAGCGGCGGGAGCTTCTCGCCAAGGCGGAGAAGTGA
- a CDS encoding lamin tail domain-containing protein has product MQHSKHDPSFDLRRFSSRLLGVAAVLGSAAAASCGADDSAPVATLGQALSTGVVIAEIYAGGGNSSATYTNDYVVLFNRGASAVSLNGHVLQYATAAGAFSGSAAMALPNVQIQPGAYYLIQLAAPSNPVGGALPTPDLTPASSPNLSATAGKIALVNGTPLDACGTSGSPCAMTNVVDFVGYGGGASGASQFEGTAPTSYPGSNANSTQRKSGGCTETDDNAADFASAAANPRNSASAVNNCAAADAGSDAGDAAVDSGSDAATDSSSNAATDSGSDAATDSGSDAATDSGSDAATDSGSDAATDSGSDAATDSGSDAAPPGPNGIVIAEVYGGGGNTNAPYDSDFVVLFNRSSNPASLNGTFVQYAGPTSNFASGSTVVTLPNTVLQPGQYFLVSLSSAGSVGSSLPTPEASANVGLGAGAGKVALVTAALTGCGTTGNLCPTTNIIDLVGYGSSAEQSETAPTSAPSNTASALRKNGGCVDTNDNSADFTIGAPNPRNTASPFFDCSAVPDGGTDAGTGGTGGTGGTGGTGGATGGTGGATGGTGGATGGTGGATGGTGGATGGTGGATGGTGGATGGTGGATGGTGGATGGTGGATGGTGGAAGAGGGAAGAGGGAAGAGGGAAGAGGGAAGAGGGAAGASTGGTGGGSGGASSGGTGGGTGGSADGGVKPLPSSGGDSGGCACQTPGGTPSRGSAGLFAMLAGVLALGRRRRQ; this is encoded by the coding sequence ATGCAGCACAGCAAACACGACCCGTCCTTCGATCTGCGGCGCTTCTCCTCCCGGCTCCTGGGCGTCGCAGCCGTGCTCGGCTCGGCCGCCGCTGCGAGTTGCGGGGCGGACGACAGCGCGCCCGTTGCGACCCTGGGGCAGGCGCTCTCGACCGGCGTCGTGATTGCCGAGATCTACGCCGGCGGTGGCAACTCGAGCGCCACGTACACCAACGACTACGTCGTGCTCTTCAATCGAGGCGCGTCGGCAGTCTCCCTGAACGGGCACGTGCTCCAGTACGCGACCGCTGCGGGCGCGTTCAGCGGGTCCGCCGCGATGGCGCTGCCCAACGTTCAGATCCAGCCGGGTGCCTATTACCTGATCCAGCTGGCCGCCCCGTCGAACCCTGTTGGCGGCGCGTTGCCCACTCCCGACCTGACGCCGGCCTCATCGCCGAACCTCAGCGCGACCGCCGGCAAGATTGCGCTAGTGAACGGCACACCGCTCGACGCCTGTGGAACCTCCGGCTCTCCGTGCGCGATGACCAACGTCGTCGACTTCGTCGGTTATGGCGGTGGAGCCTCTGGGGCGAGTCAGTTCGAGGGCACCGCGCCGACCTCGTACCCGGGCAGCAACGCCAACTCCACCCAGCGCAAGAGCGGGGGCTGCACCGAGACCGACGACAACGCCGCGGACTTTGCCAGCGCCGCGGCGAACCCGCGCAACTCCGCCTCGGCGGTCAACAACTGCGCCGCAGCAGACGCTGGCAGTGACGCCGGCGATGCCGCAGTCGATTCCGGTTCCGATGCAGCGACCGACTCGAGCTCCAATGCAGCGACCGACTCGGGCTCCGATGCAGCGACCGACTCGGGCTCCGACGCAGCGACCGACTCGGGCTCCGACGCAGCGACCGACTCGGGCTCCGACGCAGCGACCGACTCGGGCTCCGACGCAGCGACCGATTCCGGCTCCGATGCAGCGCCTCCGGGACCCAACGGCATCGTGATCGCCGAGGTATACGGGGGCGGGGGGAACACCAACGCACCGTACGACTCGGACTTCGTGGTGCTATTCAACCGGAGCTCGAACCCGGCGTCGCTCAACGGGACGTTCGTGCAGTACGCGGGTCCCACCAGCAATTTCGCCAGCGGAAGCACGGTGGTCACCCTACCGAACACCGTGCTCCAGCCCGGCCAGTATTTCCTGGTGAGCCTGTCGAGCGCCGGTTCCGTCGGTTCGTCTCTGCCGACGCCCGAGGCCTCGGCAAACGTCGGGCTCGGTGCGGGTGCTGGAAAAGTCGCCCTGGTGACCGCCGCGCTCACGGGCTGCGGAACGACGGGAAACTTGTGTCCCACCACCAACATCATCGACTTGGTCGGTTACGGCTCGTCGGCCGAGCAATCCGAGACCGCTCCGACATCAGCGCCCAGCAACACGGCATCGGCGTTGCGCAAGAACGGTGGCTGCGTCGACACTAACGACAACTCGGCGGACTTCACCATCGGCGCACCGAACCCCAGGAACACTGCCAGTCCGTTCTTCGACTGCAGCGCGGTGCCGGACGGTGGCACCGACGCGGGCACGGGCGGCACGGGCGGCACCGGCGGCACCGGCGGCACCGGCGGAGCGACCGGTGGTACCGGCGGCGCGACCGGCGGCACAGGTGGCGCGACCGGTGGTACCGGCGGAGCAACCGGCGGTACCGGTGGCGCAACCGGTGGTACCGGCGGAGCAACCGGCGGTACCGGTGGCGCAACCGGTGGTACCGGTGGCGCAACCGGTGGTACCGGCGGAGCAACCGGCGGTACCGGTGGCGCAACCGGCGGTACCGGTGGCGCCGCAGGCGCAGGCGGTGGTGCTGCAGGCGCGGGCGGTGGCGCTGCAGGCGCGGGCGGTGGTGCTGCGGGCGCAGGCGGTGGCGCTGCAGGCGCAGGCGGTGGTGCTGCGGGCGCTTCGACGGGCGGCACCGGAGGCGGCAGCGGCGGCGCGTCGAGCGGCGGCACCGGCGGTGGCACGGGCGGCAGCGCGGACGGCGGCGTCAAACCGCTCCCAAGCTCGGGTGGCGACAGCGGCGGCTGCGCGTGTCAGACGCCGGGCGGAACTCCGAGCCGCGGCAGCGCCGGCCTGTTTGCGATGCTAGCCGGCGTGTTGGCACTGGGCCGCCGTCGTCGTCAATGA
- a CDS encoding ATP-grasp domain-containing protein has translation MPRNVIFVAPYPSDVTLRFVRAVASLDDVRLLGVVHTPPSGDDAQLFDDFVRVTEPNSVTDVLDGVEVLRRRHGQPHRIVGILELLMVTLARARERYGVPGMSVETAELFREKARMKDALRAAGLPVARHRLLTSEAAARAFVEEVGFPVILKPPAGMGAKSTFRVSNPGELVAGLRASGTGPHEPVLAEEMLKGSEHSFETITVGGVPRASSISNYLPGCLEVLENPWVQWAVVLPRETGSPHLDRVREMGFAAVRAFGLEDGMTHMEWFERADGSLVIGEIAARPPGAQLLQMTGSVHDVDIYRAWARAVVDAEFEAPWERKYSAGCAYIRGMGHGRVVSVRGVKETHEAVGKWLVAAKLPTVGALKNDSYEGDGWVMVRHEDTREVQRLIKLIIETIKIQYLA, from the coding sequence TTGCCCCGCAACGTGATCTTCGTGGCTCCATACCCCTCGGACGTCACGCTGCGCTTCGTGCGCGCGGTGGCCAGTCTCGATGACGTGCGCCTGCTCGGGGTCGTTCACACGCCACCGTCCGGTGATGACGCTCAGCTGTTCGACGATTTCGTGCGTGTGACCGAGCCGAACAGCGTTACAGACGTGCTCGATGGCGTCGAGGTGCTCCGGCGGCGGCACGGACAACCCCACCGCATCGTCGGCATCCTCGAGCTGTTGATGGTCACGCTGGCTCGCGCCCGAGAGCGATACGGGGTGCCGGGCATGTCCGTCGAGACGGCGGAGCTGTTTCGGGAGAAGGCGCGGATGAAGGACGCGCTCCGAGCTGCGGGTCTTCCCGTCGCTCGCCATAGGTTGCTCACGTCGGAGGCAGCCGCGCGTGCGTTCGTCGAAGAGGTCGGGTTCCCCGTGATCCTCAAGCCGCCCGCCGGCATGGGCGCCAAGTCGACCTTTCGTGTGTCCAATCCGGGCGAGCTCGTCGCGGGTCTGAGGGCCTCCGGGACAGGCCCTCACGAACCGGTGCTCGCGGAAGAGATGCTCAAAGGGAGCGAGCACAGCTTCGAGACGATCACGGTCGGAGGCGTCCCGCGGGCGTCGTCAATCTCGAACTACTTGCCGGGGTGTCTCGAGGTGCTGGAGAACCCGTGGGTGCAGTGGGCGGTCGTGCTGCCGCGAGAAACGGGCTCCCCTCACCTCGACCGAGTGCGAGAAATGGGTTTTGCGGCCGTCCGCGCCTTCGGTCTCGAAGACGGTATGACCCACATGGAGTGGTTCGAGCGCGCCGACGGCTCGCTGGTCATTGGCGAGATCGCCGCGCGGCCGCCCGGCGCGCAGCTGCTACAGATGACCGGCTCGGTCCACGACGTCGACATCTATCGTGCCTGGGCCCGAGCCGTCGTCGATGCCGAGTTCGAGGCCCCGTGGGAGCGGAAGTACTCGGCCGGCTGCGCTTACATTCGTGGCATGGGGCACGGTCGCGTCGTGTCGGTCCGTGGCGTGAAGGAGACCCACGAGGCCGTTGGCAAATGGCTGGTCGCGGCGAAGCTGCCGACCGTCGGAGCGCTCAAGAACGACAGCTACGAGGGCGATGGCTGGGTGATGGTGCGCCACGAGGACACCCGAGAGGTCCAGCGGCTGATCAAGCTCATCATCGAGACGATCAAGATCCAGTACCTCGCGTGA